A window from Drosophila yakuba strain Tai18E2 chromosome 3L, Prin_Dyak_Tai18E2_2.1, whole genome shotgun sequence encodes these proteins:
- the LOC6533415 gene encoding steroid hormone receptor ERR2 isoform X1 yields MKFYAEEGQGPNMSDGVSILHIKQEVDTPSASCFSPSSKSTATQSGTNGLKSSPSVSPERQLCSSTTSLSCDLHNVSLSNDGDSLKGSGTSGGNGGAGGGGTSAGNASNASAGTGSGSVRDELRRLCLVCGDVASGFHYGVASCEACKAFFKRTIQGNIEYTCPANNECEINKRRRKACQACRFQKCLLMGMLKEGVRLDRVRGGRQKYRRNPVSNSYQTMQLLYQSNTTSLCDVKILEVLNSYEPDALSVQTPSPQVHTTSIANDEASSSSGSIKLESSVGVTPNGTCIFQNNNNNDPNEILSVLSDIYDKELVSVIGWAKQIPGFIDLPLNDQMKLLQVSWAEILTLQLTFRSLPFNGKLCFATDVWMDEHLAKECGYTEFYYHCVQIAQRMERISPRREEYYLLKALLLANCDILLDDQSSLRAFRDTILNSLNDVVYLLRHSSAVSHQQQLLLLLPSLRQADDILRRFWRGIARDEVITMKKLFLEMLEPLAR; encoded by the exons CCAAGGCCCGAATATGTCCGACGGCGTCAGCATCTTACACATCAAACAGGAGGTGGACACTCCATCGGCGTCCTGCTTCAGTCCCAGCTCCAAGTCAACGGCCACGCAGAGTGGCACAAACGGCCTGAAGTCCTCGCCATCGGTTTCGCCGGAAAGACAGCTCTGCAGTTCGACGACCTCCCTATCCTGCGATTTGCACAATGTATCCCTAAGCAATGATGGCGATAGTCTAAAGGGAAGTGGTACAAGTGGAGGCAATGGCGGAGCGGGAGGTGGTGGTACGAGTGCGGGAAATGCCAGCAATGCGAGTGCCGGAACAGGATCGGGATCTGTCAGGGATGAGCTTCGTCGATTGTGTTTGGTTTGTGGCGATGTGGCCAGTGGGTTTCACTATGGTGTGGCGAGCTGCGAGGCTTGCAAAGCGTTCTTTAAACGCACCATCCAAGGCAACATCGAATACACGTGTCCGGCGAACAACGAGTGCGAGATTAATAAACGGAGACGCAAGGCTTGCCAAGCGTGCCGATTCCAGAAGTGTCTACTAATGGGCATGCTTAAG GAGGGTGTGCGATTGGATCGAGTTCGTGGAGGACGGCAGAAGTACCGGAGGAACCCTGTTTCAAACTCTTATCAGACTATGCAGCTGCTCTACCAGTCCAACACCACCTCGTTGTGCGATGTCAAGATCCTGGAGGTGCTCAACTCCTACGAGCCGGATGCTTTAAGCGTCCAAACGCCGTCGCCACAAGTGCATACGACTAGCATTGCTAATGATGAGGCCTCGTCCTCCTCGGGCAGCATAAAGCTAGAGTCCAGCGTTGGAGTCACGCCCAATGGGACTTGCATTTTCcagaacaacaataacaatgatcCCAATGAGATACTAAGCGTCCTAAGTGATATTTACGATAAGGAACTAGTCAGCGTCATTGGATGGGCCAAGCAGATACCTGGATTTATAGATCTGCCTCTTAACGACCAGATGAAGCTGCTCCAGGTGTCGTGGGCAGAGATCCTAACCCTCCAACTGACTTTCCGGTCCCTGCCGTTTAATGGCAAGCTATGCTTCGCCACGGATGTCTGGATGGATGAGCATTTGGCCAAGGAGTGCGGTTACACGGAGTTCTACTACCACTGCGTCCAGATTGCACAGCGCATGGAGAGAATATCGCCACGGAGGGAGGAGTACTACTTATTAAAGGCGCTCCTGCTGGCCAACTGCGACATCCTGCTGGATGATCAGAGTTCCCTGCGCGCATTTCGGGATACGATTCTCAATTCTTTAAACGATGTGGTCTACTTGCTGCGTCATTCGTCAGCTGTGTCACATCAGCAACaattgctgctcctgctgccttCGCTGCGGCAGGCGGATGATATCCTGCGAAGATTTTGGCGGGGAATCGCACGCGATGAAGTCATTACCATGAAGAAACTGTTCCTCGAGATGCTCGAGCCGCTGGCCAGGTGA
- the LOC6533415 gene encoding steroid hormone receptor ERR2 isoform X2 — protein MSDGVSILHIKQEVDTPSASCFSPSSKSTATQSGTNGLKSSPSVSPERQLCSSTTSLSCDLHNVSLSNDGDSLKGSGTSGGNGGAGGGGTSAGNASNASAGTGSGSVRDELRRLCLVCGDVASGFHYGVASCEACKAFFKRTIQGNIEYTCPANNECEINKRRRKACQACRFQKCLLMGMLKEGVRLDRVRGGRQKYRRNPVSNSYQTMQLLYQSNTTSLCDVKILEVLNSYEPDALSVQTPSPQVHTTSIANDEASSSSGSIKLESSVGVTPNGTCIFQNNNNNDPNEILSVLSDIYDKELVSVIGWAKQIPGFIDLPLNDQMKLLQVSWAEILTLQLTFRSLPFNGKLCFATDVWMDEHLAKECGYTEFYYHCVQIAQRMERISPRREEYYLLKALLLANCDILLDDQSSLRAFRDTILNSLNDVVYLLRHSSAVSHQQQLLLLLPSLRQADDILRRFWRGIARDEVITMKKLFLEMLEPLAR, from the exons ATGTCCGACGGCGTCAGCATCTTACACATCAAACAGGAGGTGGACACTCCATCGGCGTCCTGCTTCAGTCCCAGCTCCAAGTCAACGGCCACGCAGAGTGGCACAAACGGCCTGAAGTCCTCGCCATCGGTTTCGCCGGAAAGACAGCTCTGCAGTTCGACGACCTCCCTATCCTGCGATTTGCACAATGTATCCCTAAGCAATGATGGCGATAGTCTAAAGGGAAGTGGTACAAGTGGAGGCAATGGCGGAGCGGGAGGTGGTGGTACGAGTGCGGGAAATGCCAGCAATGCGAGTGCCGGAACAGGATCGGGATCTGTCAGGGATGAGCTTCGTCGATTGTGTTTGGTTTGTGGCGATGTGGCCAGTGGGTTTCACTATGGTGTGGCGAGCTGCGAGGCTTGCAAAGCGTTCTTTAAACGCACCATCCAAGGCAACATCGAATACACGTGTCCGGCGAACAACGAGTGCGAGATTAATAAACGGAGACGCAAGGCTTGCCAAGCGTGCCGATTCCAGAAGTGTCTACTAATGGGCATGCTTAAG GAGGGTGTGCGATTGGATCGAGTTCGTGGAGGACGGCAGAAGTACCGGAGGAACCCTGTTTCAAACTCTTATCAGACTATGCAGCTGCTCTACCAGTCCAACACCACCTCGTTGTGCGATGTCAAGATCCTGGAGGTGCTCAACTCCTACGAGCCGGATGCTTTAAGCGTCCAAACGCCGTCGCCACAAGTGCATACGACTAGCATTGCTAATGATGAGGCCTCGTCCTCCTCGGGCAGCATAAAGCTAGAGTCCAGCGTTGGAGTCACGCCCAATGGGACTTGCATTTTCcagaacaacaataacaatgatcCCAATGAGATACTAAGCGTCCTAAGTGATATTTACGATAAGGAACTAGTCAGCGTCATTGGATGGGCCAAGCAGATACCTGGATTTATAGATCTGCCTCTTAACGACCAGATGAAGCTGCTCCAGGTGTCGTGGGCAGAGATCCTAACCCTCCAACTGACTTTCCGGTCCCTGCCGTTTAATGGCAAGCTATGCTTCGCCACGGATGTCTGGATGGATGAGCATTTGGCCAAGGAGTGCGGTTACACGGAGTTCTACTACCACTGCGTCCAGATTGCACAGCGCATGGAGAGAATATCGCCACGGAGGGAGGAGTACTACTTATTAAAGGCGCTCCTGCTGGCCAACTGCGACATCCTGCTGGATGATCAGAGTTCCCTGCGCGCATTTCGGGATACGATTCTCAATTCTTTAAACGATGTGGTCTACTTGCTGCGTCATTCGTCAGCTGTGTCACATCAGCAACaattgctgctcctgctgccttCGCTGCGGCAGGCGGATGATATCCTGCGAAGATTTTGGCGGGGAATCGCACGCGATGAAGTCATTACCATGAAGAAACTGTTCCTCGAGATGCTCGAGCCGCTGGCCAGGTGA